The Methylomonas montana DNA window CTTATGGTTATACAGAAAGCGCAATCGACGAGGCGGTTGGCCCAAAGTTTTTGAGAATTACTGATATACAGGGCGGGGAAGTAAATTGGAAAAATGTGCCGTACTGTTCGATTGATGAAGAAAAAGTTGCCAAGTATTTATTGGAACATGGAGATATAGTTGTTGCTCGTACAGGGAATAGTACAGGCGAAAATTACGCATATAAAGGGAATGAACAAACAGTATTTGCTTCGTACTTAATTAGATTTCGTATCGATAGACTAAAGGCGAACCCATTTTTTATTTGGTATCAAATGCGATCGCGGCGTTGGTGGGATTTTGTTGAAAGCTCGAAAAGCGGCTCGGCTCAGGCAGGTGCAAATGCAAAAGTTCTTGGTGCATTTGAAGTTAACTTGCCTTCATTGTCATTACAAAATGAAATTGTTCGTTTCTTGGAGAGCATTGACAACAAAATCCAACTCAATCGCCAAACCAACCAAACCCTGGAACAAATCGCCCAAGCCCTATTTAAAAGCTGGTTTGTCGATTTTGAGCCTGTTAAAGCCAAAATGGTTGCCAAACAAGCAGGCGTAAATGCCGAGCAAATCGAACACGCCGCCCTATGCGCCATCAGCGGCAAAACCCCGGAACAACTCGCCCAACTCGACCCGCAAACCCTACAACAACTCAAAACCACCGCCGCCTTATTTCCCGATGCCTTGGTAGATTCTGAGTTGGGGGAAATACCGGAAGGGTGGGAAATTACAGTATTAGGTGAATTGTTAGAGTTCAATCCTAAGCGCACACTTAAATCTGGTACGTTAGCGCCTTATCTTGATATGAAAAATGTTCCTACTCAAGGGCACTTGGCTGATGAAGTTTTGTTACGGGAAATGGCAAGCGGAACAAAATTTATCAACGGAGATACATTGCTGGCTCGAATCACTCCTTGTCTGGAAAATGGTAAGACTGCATACGTGGATTTTTTAGAAAAAGAGCAGGTCGGTTGGGGGTCAACTGAGTATATTGTCATGCGACCAAAAAACGGTAGGCCGACTTCGCTAGGTTATATGATTGCTCGGTTGGATTCATTTAGAGCAAAAGCAATTCAAACTATGACAGGTACTAGTGGTCGTCAACGTGCTAGTTCTCAGGCACTAGCGGAACAAGCATGGGTCGATTATCCCATCGAACTATTAAACATTTACGATCTTGTAGCAGGTCGTTATTTGGATAAAGCCAAAATTAATGGGGACGAAAATAAAGTATTGTCTGAGCTCAGAGACTCTCTACTCCCCAAACTCCTCTCCGGCGAAATCAAGCTGAGTAATTTTTAATTATTCAAATTTAGTTTGTTTTCATTCCCCCCTCACCCAACCCTCTCCCGCGAGGAGAGGGAGCTTTTACAACAGCCTCCGCAGGGAGAGGGGGCTTTTACGACACTCTCCGAAAGAAGGGGAAGGGGATTTTTCCCTCTCCCTCTGGGAGAGGGTTAGGGTGAGGGAATTTATTGATGGATACAGTGATGTCTATTTTCTGCTTGTATCGCCTATAATGGATACCATTGTATCCATGTGACTGATTAATCATGCGTCGATTTTTATTGCTGGATGAGGCGGAAGTGCAACAGGCGTTTGCTGCCCATCTGCGTGGCCTGCGTGAACAGGCAAAATTGTCGAGAGAAGCGCTGGCGGAGCGTAGCAGTGTGCCTGCCGCGACCATCAAAAAGTTTGAACGCACGGGGCAGATCGCTTTTCGGCAACTGCTGCTGCTTTGGCAAAGCCTGGATGATTTACAACGCTTGTATGCCTTGACTCAGCCCGCAAGCAAGGGCGCGGCGCTGCCCAGCTCGATTGATGAGGTGCTGAAAGATGAATTTTAAGCCCATCCAAAAGCTAACCGTGAGTCGCACGTTGTCAACCGGCGATTCGGTAGCGGTGGGGGTGCTGGCGCAAAATCGCCAGGGGGTGTTTTTTCAATACGATGCAATTTACCTTGAGCGCTACGGTAACGTGTCGCCGTTTACTTTAAAGCCGAGCACGGAACTACAGCGGGCGCCCGCTGCGCCGCACCAAGGTATTC harbors:
- a CDS encoding restriction endonuclease subunit S; this encodes MSSDVRLLKLSDICTDVSYGYTESAIDEAVGPKFLRITDIQGGEVNWKNVPYCSIDEEKVAKYLLEHGDIVVARTGNSTGENYAYKGNEQTVFASYLIRFRIDRLKANPFFIWYQMRSRRWWDFVESSKSGSAQAGANAKVLGAFEVNLPSLSLQNEIVRFLESIDNKIQLNRQTNQTLEQIAQALFKSWFVDFEPVKAKMVAKQAGVNAEQIEHAALCAISGKTPEQLAQLDPQTLQQLKTTAALFPDALVDSELGEIPEGWEITVLGELLEFNPKRTLKSGTLAPYLDMKNVPTQGHLADEVLLREMASGTKFINGDTLLARITPCLENGKTAYVDFLEKEQVGWGSTEYIVMRPKNGRPTSLGYMIARLDSFRAKAIQTMTGTSGRQRASSQALAEQAWVDYPIELLNIYDLVAGRYLDKAKINGDENKVLSELRDSLLPKLLSGEIKLSNF
- a CDS encoding helix-turn-helix domain-containing protein is translated as MRRFLLLDEAEVQQAFAAHLRGLREQAKLSREALAERSSVPAATIKKFERTGQIAFRQLLLLWQSLDDLQRLYALTQPASKGAALPSSIDEVLKDEF